From a region of the Lactuca sativa cultivar Salinas chromosome 4, Lsat_Salinas_v11, whole genome shotgun sequence genome:
- the LOC128133536 gene encoding uncharacterized protein LOC128133536 — protein sequence MTRDLEDEAKLEFSRFQASRAVVAEETKDWQIPLFTDFRLADSVIFEFSIILRARKYESGASKRKRKMQEEAFIDKQKAHKGNNDWNNISSILKRHEASNGHILNMRSWIDLQTRLTNNKTIDKQIQEQINKEKDHWKNVLIRIIAVVKTLGKCNLAFRGTNEKIYEENNGNFLTIIEMIAEFDLIMQEHIRRINDKEIHNHYLGHNMQNELISLLGEEVKTKIIKKVKEAKYFSIILDCTPDTSHKEQMSIILRCLDLSTTPIEVKEYFLGFLVVDNTTGKGLYDAIVDEIKNIGLDINDVRGQGYDNGSNMKGKHQGVQKRLLDINPRAFYTPCGCHSLNLVICDMANSCEKASEFFGVIQRIYSIFASSTQRWKILQDNISNLTLKSLSQTRWESRVESVKAIRFQAPQLRKALLQLSKNCGDPKIKSEAKCLATYELENYEFLLGMIIWYDVLFAINIVSKSLQSNDMCIDDAIDQLNGLLCFFEEYRENGFEKALDYAKELALEMNVKPEFREKRIIQRNRRYDENVANETIKTPIQSTMSQERLNGLAILSIEKQLKMMYNVSDNGGMAVKPQLYIRFPTGNEGKSTKSKKGLWSMGDM from the exons ATGACGCGTGACCTGGAGGATGAGGCAAAGCTTGAATTTAGTCGATTCCAAGCTTCTCGAGCCGTTGTGGCTGAGGAGACTAAGG ATTGGCAGATTCCATTGTTCACTGATTTCAGATTGGCAGATTCCGTTATTTTTGAGTTTTCCATTATCTTAAGGGCG AGAAAATACGAATCAGGTGCTTCAAAAAGGAAACgaaaaatgcaagaagaagctttTATAGATAAACAAAAAg CACATAAAGGTAACAATGATTGGAATAATATTTCTAGTATACTAAAAAGACATGAAGCAAGTAACGGACACATTCTTAATATGAGGTCATGGATTGACTTACAAACtagattaacaaataataaaacaatTGACAAGCAAATCCAagaacaaataaataaagaaaaagatcATTGGAAAAACGTGTTAATAAGAATCATTGCTGTAGTTAAAACTTTAGGAAAATGTAATTTAGCATTTCGTGGAAcaaatgaaaaaatttatgaagaaaataatgGTAATTTTTTAACTATAATTGAAATGATTGCTGAATTTGATCTTATTATGCAAGAACATATTAGGAGAATTAATGACAAAGAAATTCATAATCATTATCTTGGACATAATATGCAAAACgaacttattagtttattaggaGAAGaagttaaaactaaaattattaaaaaagtaAAAGAGGCTAAATATTTTTCAATAATACTTGATTGTACTCCTGATACAAGTCATAAGGAACAAATGTCAATTATCTTACGATGTTTAGATCTTTCAACCACTCCAATAGAAGTTAAGGAGTACTTTCTAGGATTTTTAGTTGTAGATAATACAACCGGTAAAGGCTTATATGATGCTATAgttgatgaaattaaaaataTAGGACTAGATATAAATGATGTTAGGGGTCAAGGTTACGACAATGGTTCAAATATGAAAGGAAAACATCAAGGTGTACAGAAACGATTGTTAGATATTAACCCTAGAGCATTCTACACTCCTTGTGGTTGTCATAGTTTAAATTTAGTAATTTGTGATATGGCTAATTCGTGTGAAAAAGCTAGTGAATTTTTTGGAGTTATACAACGTATATATTCGATATTTGCTTCATCAACTCAAAGGTGGAAAATATTACAAGATAATATATCAAACCTAACACTTAAATCATTATCGCAAACTCGTTGGGAAAGTAGGGTAGAAAGTGTAAAAGCAATTAGATTTCAAGCACCACAATTAAGAAAAGCACTTTTACAATTATCTAAAAATTGTGGAGATCCAAAAATTAAAAGTGAGGCTAAATGTTTAGCTACATATGAACTtgaaaactatgaatttttattaGGAATGATTATTTGGTATGATGTTTTGTTTGCTATTAACATTGTTAGTAAAAGCTTGCAATCAAATGATATGTGTATCGATGATGCTATAGATCAACTAAATGGACTTTTGTGTTTCTTTGAAGAATATAGAGAAAACGGATTTGAAAAGGCTTTAGATTATGCAAAAGAATTGGCTTTAGAAATGAATGTAAAACCAGAATTTCGTGAAAAACGTATCATTCAAAGAAATAGACGATATGATGAAAATGTTGCTAATGAAACTATTAAAACTCCTATTCA atCTACAATGTCACAAGAAAGATTAAATGGATTAGCAATTTTATCAATTGAAAAACA GCTAAAAATGATGTATAATGTAAGCGATAATGGTGGAATGGCAGTTAAGCCACAGTTGTACATTAG atTTCCTACAGGAAACGAAGGAAAATCTACCAAGTCAAAGAAAGGACTATGGTCTATGGGTGACATGTGA